The genome window GGGTCTTCTCCCAAACGAGTGGGTAAAAGTTAGACCGTAGCGGCTGGGAAAGGCGAGTAGGGCAAGGGGATACAGTGTTTTAAACACGAGAAAAATCTGTCATGATCACCGGATGTCAACGAGCAAGAGCCTGCTGGACACATACCGTTTCCCTGGGTTTTGTCCAAGAGCCACGATCAAGGGAATATTCGGCGATCCGCAGGCCCGGATTATTCGGCTGGGGCGGCGTCAAAAAAAACCGCGTGTGGATGTTGTGGGACCCTCCATCGGAGTTTCTACGATCGCAGGGTCCGGCACATTCGGGACCTGTCCTGTGGGGAGCTGCGCATCTACCTGGAAGTGGAGGTCCGCCGGGTTCGATGTCGCCGGTGTGGCAAGGTGAAGCAGGAAACGTTTCCCTGGCTGGCGACCAACCCGTTTTACACGAAGCGATTTGCCTGGTATGTGGGGCGCCGCTGTCGGGAAACGGCCGTCAAGGACGTGGCCAGGGAGCTCAAGCTCGATTGGAAGACCGTGAAGAGCTTGGAGAAGGAGTATATGCAGGAGCAGCTCCGGCGCACAGGGACGCCGGGCCCCAAGGCCATTGGCATTGACGAGCTCTCCATCAAAAAGGGGCAGACCTACCGGATTGTGGTCAGCGATCTGGTGAGGCGGCGGCCGATCTGGTTCGGAGGCGTCGATCGCTCCGAAGAGAGCCTGGATCGGTTCTACGAGGGGTTGGAAGCCAAGAAAGTGGCTGGCATTCAGTTGGCGGTGATGGATATGTGGCGGGCCTTCGAGAGTTCGACCGTGAAGCATGCGCCTCAGGCCGCGATCTTGTATGACAAATTTCACGTGATGCGGCATCTCGGTCAGGCGCTCGATACGGTGCGCAAACAGGAATACAAGCGGCTGACGGAGAGGGACCGGTCGTTTATCAAGGGGCAAAAGTATACCCTCCTGTCACGAAAGGAGAATCTGACCCTTGAGGGACGACAGGCGCTGAAAAAGCTCCTCGATGCGAACAAGCGACTCCACACGGCCTATGTGCTGAAGGAATCCTTCGGCCAGTTATGGGAGTACCAGACCGAAGGCTGGGCGCGGAGGTTTTTCGAGAACTGGAAAGCCGCATTGAAGAGGCAGCGCCTGAAACCCTTCGAAGACTTTGCGGAGATGATCGAGCGGCACTGGGATGGGATTGCCGCCTATGCCAAGGCTGAGAATAAAGTTTCGCTTGGGTTCGTGGAGGGACTCAACAATAAGATCCGGGTGATTCAACGCCGGGCGTATGGGTTACGCGATGAGGAGTATCTCCGCCTGAAAGTCTTGACCTGTATGCTCAAGCCCATCTGAAAAACAACCCAAAATCACCCACTCACTTTGGAGAAGAGCCCTAATTAATATATACCTTCAACCAACCCCCTCTTCAATCCTTTCATTGAGGTCAGGCACCTTCGATTGATGCTTCAAGATTTTTGGCAAGAAATTCTTACGGTCTGGCAGATCGGCGTTTTACATACCACCCTGGGTGATATCTTTCTTGCCTTAGGCGTGTTTTTGGTATTCTTGTTTGTCCGCCGCATTTTCTTCCGTTTTTTTTCCCGTCTTTTGCGACGGTTGACCGGAC of Nitrospiraceae bacterium contains these proteins:
- a CDS encoding ISL3 family transposase; the encoded protein is MSKSHDQGNIRRSAGPDYSAGAASKKTACGCCGTLHRSFYDRRVRHIRDLSCGELRIYLEVEVRRVRCRRCGKVKQETFPWLATNPFYTKRFAWYVGRRCRETAVKDVARELKLDWKTVKSLEKEYMQEQLRRTGTPGPKAIGIDELSIKKGQTYRIVVSDLVRRRPIWFGGVDRSEESLDRFYEGLEAKKVAGIQLAVMDMWRAFESSTVKHAPQAAILYDKFHVMRHLGQALDTVRKQEYKRLTERDRSFIKGQKYTLLSRKENLTLEGRQALKKLLDANKRLHTAYVLKESFGQLWEYQTEGWARRFFENWKAALKRQRLKPFEDFAEMIERHWDGIAAYAKAENKVSLGFVEGLNNKIRVIQRRAYGLRDEEYLRLKVLTCMLKPI